DNA from Prunus persica cultivar Lovell chromosome G6, Prunus_persica_NCBIv2, whole genome shotgun sequence:
GACACTGTTGGGAATTCCCCTGCCAGTAAGTCCTCCTCCGCTAGTAGGAAACAGCAAAGTGTATGGCATCTTCACCGGTCCAACTCGGTTCTTCAGTTTCTCATCATTGTTCATACTTTCAATTCTGTCCTCAATTTCAGCCAGTTTCCTTCCAAATTTATCAAAGACTTTCAATGGTTCTGTGTCTGCTGTCCACTCAGGAGTGTCTCTCTGCCCCAAATACACTTCATCAGTAGAATGCCTTGACAGAATTTCAATGAGGGCAATGCCAAGCACTGTCTGCAGCTGAGCAGTAATTGTTTTCAAGAAAACTGTATCGGGGCTGGATTCGAGCTCTTTGTACTCAGGAGTTCCCTTCTCAGGCATGAATTTTCGGCTTAAAGTTGGGCGGTTGGGGAGGTATCCTGCATAAGGGTACTGTCCAAAGTTGACTGCTGCATGGAGAGCAGAAGCAGTCCATATGATGATAGTGCATGTTTCGACTAGGTCTTCACGAGTCTGCATTTTAGGCCACCAGGGCTCATCTTTTTTGTCACCATGGCCTTCCTCTACAAGCTCCTTCCACCAGGATTGGAGTTCAGTGTCTTTTTGAATTATGTCATCAGTCTTGTAGTAGAAAGAGCAATAGTCTTCAACCCAAGTTTTAATTGCAAACCAGATTTCAATCCCATCAACAGCATATGGATAGTCCTCGATCAGTAGGCGAAGACCATGTGGAGAATTTGCATCCTTGACTGCAACTCCTCTGTATTGATCAAAGGCAATGCAATGTAATTAGAATAAGAAATGGATATTTATTACTTATCTTGTGCTCATTTGAGTTACTTGTGCAGAGGCTATTAACTCACAAAGTGTAGATTTTTGTTTACCTCTTGATGAGATCTGCAGGGAGAGCTTGCTCGGTGAAAACCCAATCCTTATAAACCACTGATGACATCTCCATGGCATACCTAGAGGGAAAAACCGTCGTCTCCAGAATGCCACCAGCATTAATCACGATTTGCCTAGCAAATGCATTTATGTTCATGGTGTCACGGAAGTGAGGATGCAGAAGTTTGTAAATTGGGTGAACCACGCTTAGCTGCCTGTTTGTAGCTATTACAACTGGCTCACACACTGCGTGGGTGTTCAACCTGTGGCCAAAAGATAAAAGGATTATCAGAAACCCAATTCAAAGTATATGATGAATTCATTTTCTAagtctttttctttgaaagatTAGTACCAGTGACTGATAAGTTGATGATATCCAGAGTCATTTACAGCCACGTAAGCTTTAGCCAGTTGCCATATGGAGCCTTCTACACCCTCTTCAGCTGGTGTATATACTTTACTAATGCGACCAAATTGATCTCCATCAGGATGAGGCAAGCTTAATTCAATCACCAATGGCTTCAAAGTTCCATCACttttcaagaaaagaactGTTCTGCTAGCATAGATCTTGTTGGAAGTTGAGTTTATCCGCCTCAGGTACGGCATCAATGCATCATGATGATCCAATATGAATAACTTGTTCTGCTTGAGTGCCTATCCAACcaaattcattttcatcattATGAAATGATATAAACTCAAACATAAGCTAATACAATGTAAAGGAAGCAAATCCAAGATATTACCTCATGCACAGTTAGTCCATCCAACTTGTTCCCTATATCCTGTTCTGTTATTCTACTGGTTTGATCTCCATAAACCTTTGGGTCTAGTTTGCTTGCTGGTGGAAATTCCTGCAGTTCAGTTAGAAGCAAATGTGAttaaatatgaacaaaatggaCCCTCGAAAGTATGGTTTGTTTTTCATCCATTATCATTGGAAAAcatcacacacacaaaatgtTGTGAAGATTATTACTTGGAGAAGACTAATGTTGACAGGGTTCACTCCAGCCAGCATTTCTCTGGCAAATTCTTCATCAGTCCTCCATGCAGACTTATCCTCTGCTCCAAATCATGAAAACATCAGAATTAGATAAAAGGAAATAGTACATGATATCATAGGCTATTGCTTCAAGCCTCTAAATTCAGAATTTCTCATTGGTGGAACCATATACCTTCGATCACTTGCGGCATGGGGAATCTGAGCAATTGTGCGCCGTCAGTTCGGAAAATTTCCTTGAGCATCTCTGCAGGGATATTGTCTCCGATATCCTTCAACAAACCTTCAGGCAATGGAATGCCTCCTATATAGAGTTTAAGCACATCTTCAAAGCTGTCAAACTCGTTAGGAGTCTTATCAAACAGGGCTTCTAGCTCTGGTCTAATGAATTGAACTATGGATTTCAGTGCATAAGCCAGAAAGTCTGACAACTTCAAGTGTCCAAATCGTTCATCTCTTGGCACATAAACGTTTAAGCTCATAATAAGCGGAATCCTACTCTCGCTGTTAGGATCTGTTAGAATAAGATCAGAAAAATCATAGTGATAATTACAACATCAGTGaattaaaatccaaattaGTATATCAACTTTTactgttaaacaatacaaaataTGATCCCTCTTGCGACtgctaattaattatttgaggaACAAAAAATCACACAAAGATATTTAAATGGCTAACCTGTCTTCGTTGGTGGTCTGCCGGTTCTTCCCCTGCGAGGGTAAGGGTACTCGCTAGACCCTCCCAGAGTTGGTCGGGCATATTTGGAACCCTTATCAGGGTTTCCTAGATCATTGTAGTAAGCATAGTCATAGACCCTGTCCCATTCCTGGAGCTCTCCCTTTCCATTTCCTCTCAAGTGTACtagttcttcttctctgtATTTTCGCAGTGGCAACGGTGTTTCACTTGGGAGAAATGTCTGCACAAACATATACAAGGCTTGAATGTTAGTCTTTAACTTAAGATACAAGCCACAAATATACTCATAATATACTAGGCTTGCACTTAGAATTTAAAACTTCCATCAGCTACAACAAAAACTACAGCAGATTGTAATGGATTGTGTGAATCATTCTTTACCTTGTTAACGAAGAAAACACGGTCTTTCGTGTATTTTTCTGCAGGGTACACCCATGAGTTGCAAACAAAGTGGACCCGGCCCTCACGAGGAACATCTTCAAGGGTGATAGTCTTAAGGAAGAACTCACTGTGATGATTGTTTTTTATCAAGATGGCTCCTGGAACTCCTATTTCCTCTTCCCAGTCAAAGGTAACCTTGTATGCAGAATCTCCTACTGTTAATGGAGTGATTGTGGTGATCCAGTCTTCCAGATATGCTGGCTCTCCAAGTTTCCCCTTAAACCTGTTTTCTACAAAAACACATTTCTCCAAGTTCAGAAAATAATTCCATATCTAGTAGCCCATAAACAAATCATTTAATATTTCCAATAGAATAAAGTTCATCCGAAATTTTGTTCTAAACACCTCAAATCAGGTCTTAGTTGGAGCCATTTTATGcaagtttttgtaattttattaggAATAGAGCCTGCAGCTGTTtcttcaaaatattcaaaggaaaaccaaaaataattgGATCTGAGTAAAAAACCATAATCAGATAAAGGCTTAAAAGCTATGCCAACAGCCCACCTCCAACTGCATGGAGCTTCATTTTCACGTTAACTGGTAGCTAGACTGGTAGTTGGCTTTCCTGTCTAATCACTTCATGACATGACcactatgaaaaaaataacaaatgttGGGGCCATGATTTAAGAATCATTTCCATATCTTTCAAAAGCTTAATTATGTCACTTTTTTTAAGACTAAACTggttttttaatcaatttttttttaccagaATCACTGGCAAAAACAATGTTGGGGCACCTTCAATCACAATGAGAGAGAGTTGGAAGGGGTAAGCTTAAGACCAATGCATTCTAAATGCCTCAAGACTGgacccaaaaatttataaaataaaaataaaagattaattGACCAAGGTGCCCCTTGAATTGTCAAAAAGCTGTTTCCATTGCCTGCCTATATCAGACTTGCATTCAAAATCTGATTTATTCGACCTAAAAGGCAGGTGTgcattaaataagaaaacagaTTAATGACATAATCTGTAACCCAACTAATCCACCAAGGAAAGAGATAGAGTTGTTGGTTCATCTTCTTAATCTTGTCATAATTgcttcaaagaaaaagaattacaaGGAAATGAAACAAGAGCAAAACTCAAATTGGTTTCATGTCATGCATATTCAATCAATGAAGCCATAAAAACTATacatttttaatgaaaattaaagagagagaaaaaaaaactcaccaGAGTCTCCATGATCAGCACTGATGAGCTGCAGAGAAACCCCTTGGCCTAGCAGTTCATGCACACGATCAAGAACAGAAGCATTGAAGTCATTGAAATCCAACacattcttcttcatcaaaaccaCAGTCCCTTTGATCTTCCTACCGTTTTTCCCATTCTGCTCCTGGCCTGTGATTTTGTCAAAGAGGTTGTGCAACATTTTGTTCGGCTTTCCAAGAAGTAAGCAAAGAATCTTATGATCTTTTTTTCGAGAAAAACTTAGCTGTTGTTGGTGAAATGAATTGAAAGTTGGTATGGATGAGTGCAACAGGGAGTTGTggtggtatttatagggagaaaGTGAGCAATATTGCAACTCCATTATGAGAAGCTTcagaataatatataattatcagTTCATGTGTTCAATTTCGTTTCATATATGGGCAAGTTTAATTGtcttactttttctttaaaagaaatatatgatTGGTTCCAAGTCAGCAGTCTCTTATCTGGAAAAAGTTTTCCACGACTTTTATCTAAGGAAATTATTTGTGGGGCTGTATATTTCTAGGGATGGCTTGGTGACGGTGACGGAGCATAATGCAAATTAACACAAACTCATTCCTTTAAGATTAACcctttgtttatagaaattctaTATGcatcacttttgttctttgttaaAATACGAATTATGTATTAAGATATATAATCAATGGTGTAGCTATAGTATGTTGATACGTTTTATTATTCACATATTCTCGGAATGATatcaatattttaataaagaacGGACGTCATGTTCGGTAATGTGTCTTTTCCATTTGGGAATAATTTGTTTATTCTTATGTTCAAgatcaaattccaaaatattttatttgtggGTTTAGTGGGATTAGTTTAATCACAACACAAAACAGAAATGCACACTGTTTTCAATGAAAACTATGTGTGAATCGAATCGATGTACGTGATCTGTGTGTAGCTCAGATCTAGTAGTTTAATGTTAATACATAACAATTATACAAATTAACAACCCTTGCGTGAAATACACACTAATTATTAGTCTATCTTAATCTTTATCACACATGCCTATTATACTAATCCTAGTtatcttaatcttttcttgcGTGAAATACACACCTTCCGTTTTGTGTATAGCATGCCTACTTTGACGaaaatggtttagggttttgttaAGAGACGGAAATTTgggacaaaaaaattattgggaTAAAAAATTAAGGGTTAATGATCTAAATGTCCCTCAACTATTGCTCCAGTATTATTTTGGTCcatcaactaaaattttcatttcaaacgtccttaaactttttgttttgtatcaAGATGTTCCATCTGTGACAGATTCTGTCACTTCTGATCACGCGATGACCACGTGACTGAGTTTTGAAGGGTATATGCGACTTTTTCAGAAGCTCTATCGAAGGGTATGACTGAaatggtccctcaactattactccagtatcattttggtccaccaactaaaattttcatttgaaccgtccttccacttttttttctttttttctttttgtatcaAGATGGTCCTACCGTCAAAGTCcgtcaattttattgttatttctttttgtatttatcctttttttaattttttgaattaatttaaccaatagagaaaaaaatattactttttaagtccatgtcataaaaaaaaaagccatgttgatggtgagattcaatttttttaattttaaaattaggtaCAAGTTCCTATAAtagtttcttttaatttttaattattgtttactcttttaaaaaatttgtttttttatatttatatttatgtgattttaattcatttaaacaatagataattttttattattaattgttaaGTCAGTCtcacgaaaaaaaaaagccatgtGGCTAgtgagattcaattttttaaaattttctaagttttataatagtttcctttaatgtttaattatatattattattttaattcataGAGACATTTTTACTCCtcaatttaacaataaaattgataGACTTTAACAGTATGACCATCttgataccaaaaaaaaaaaaagttgaaggacgactcaaatgaaaattttaattggtggaccaaaatgatactggagCAATAGTTGGGGGACCATTCGGATCAATAACCCTTTTAGAGGAGGATACTCAACTAAAAATACGGTTTTGTCCCTCGATTTCACAGAATAATACACAGACTTTGACGGATGTATCATCTtggtataaaataaaaagtttaaggacgtttgaaatgaaaattttagttggtggaccaaaatgatactagAGCAATAGTTGAAGGACCATTTAGGTCATTAacccaaaaattaattaagaaaaaaaccacTTCACATGCAAGAAAAATTCTCTGCAAAAACAACAGTCGCAGAGAAAGGGAAGCTAGCAGTTTGGTGCTGTACCCAAAATTAGAAGACGTATACGTAACGTGGGGTTacaatttgaattaatttgCACCATTTCCTTTCTCATATGCATTTAATATTTCCTGTGAACAAATTGAAGCACTTCATACCTAACTATAGTACCATCCATTAATTGAGCATACAATGAATTAGATTTCAAATTTACAGTTGTACCATCATAATCAAGTGGCTTGTCCCACAATGTTTTGAAGAACCTAAAGTTGGATAACCCCGATCAGATTGTGAAGAGATCAACCAAAAGCTTAGATTATTAAGTGGATAAATATTGATACTAATTATTATTACGATCGAGAATGCGAGATAACTTAGATTAGGGTTGTAATTAACCAACaaaatttgatcaaattctaCCATTGTGACCAAGTgctagtttggcattgcttatttaaggtgataagtgatttttaaaaaaaatttgggaagcccaccccgtttggtaaactatgagaaaataacttattgttaaaaattattatgagAGAAAGCTACAAGGGAAAACAGCTAATGAGgtaatttcattttctgattatgcaggaatcagttttgaagaggcgttgggtttaatgattatgcggaAATCAGTactaacaacacttttaacaaaaagtttaccaaacgccaaactgctttctctcacaacaaatCTAACTGCGATTATTTTTACAGCACatcaatgccaaactggccaCAAGTCTATAGTCCATGATAGTCACCAATGTGGTTTAGATCTGAACAACCCCTTGGATAAGTACTATAATAGCCTACCGAGATATTAGGGGTCGTCCAATTTTAAATGGGctcgttttatttttaatttttaatttcccaATTTGTAcaatgataatatatatatatatatatttacacaACAACGATAGTGTTTTATTAATGAGGAAAATAGTaacaagtattaaaaaaaacccagaatATTTCCTAGAGGATTAGGCGAATACTCTGCACCAAACGAAGCGTAGTGGTCATCGGTTTACCGaagtagcctaccttttcaaCCACAAATGAAAAAAGGAACTTTGTCTCCAGGGCCGgtcttgagattttgagggcccTGTGCAAAACTTAAATGAGAGCCCTCACATTatctaatataaaaatatttatgatttaaaaaaattgccaTGACTTAATACCattagataatttttttaataaccaaAATTCATTATCGATTAGCATGCAATGGCAATCATAAAtcaaattcagaaaaattttaatgtttcaatttgagaaaaaggaagaggaagaagaagacaagaaCTTTTTTCGTAAATTCAACTACTGAATGACACAATACTGACTCAAACCCGACTTGCCTACTAAAATCAAGGCGTTGATTTCCAATTCAACCAAATAGTAGCTTGTGTTATTGTCATGCACgctcaagtatatatatacatatatatagtccccttctattgagggatccctcaaataattttatttgagagacgccctttagggtaccctgcaattttttttccaatgatccaaactatctattttttaggtattcattcagatcatccttacaaaaaattaacatCCAATTGTattctacaaaatcaatgaacacagtgcttcaagaaagttctaaaatttcaataactcaattgaatggtcaaatgatatcggattcaagtgattttttgtagagatgatctttgaatgagtatttacaaaatagacggtttggattagtgaaatataatCTGGAGTGGGCCTTACAAGAGGTGTTCCTTAAATAAGcatatttgagggatccctcaataaaaactctatgtatatatatatatatatatatatatatactgtatacataaaaaaattttggaGCCTTGTACAGTAACACCACTTGTACACCCTCAAAGTCGCTCATGTTTATCCCCGATAGAATCCCCTTATCTGATAGAGTCACAAGGACAATTTGGATCAATAGAATAGAGGCTGCTAAAACAAGGATGGGTCTAAAATCTACATAAAAGTAAactctaaataaaataaaatatgtttttaGTCCAAGTAATGGGTAACGTTATTAAACATTCTTTAATTCCATTGTATGTTTAAGAACGAGGAATAAATATATGCAAAAGAAGGAGCATATCTTTCATGTCACTGAATGTGACATCCACCAAGCAAACGGTCAATGAGAGAAGTTAGATTGATAGTTAAGATagtcaaaaggaaaaatattaaacaaatctCATACTTTCCCTTCGCATGGATCGTTGACTCTAATAAATTCATTTGCttttatccaataaatatttgGTACAACTTTACGTATACTGTATACAACAACACATCGCATTGATGTATGTAGGATTTGTTACATGTATTTTGTACATACCAAATTATACAAGTAACATCGTTCATGCAAATTTGCAAGTCGAAAACGTTGTTGAAAAATTTGGTTAGAGCATTCATAATGAGAGGGTGTATAAGGGggtgtatgttaaatatacacCTTTTGTCGTCGAAATCATCTCCAATGAGAAGATGTAAATAGTTGTAAAAATATACCCCCACCATAGAGATGTAAAATTAGATGCACATTTACATCTTTTTTTACATCCTTTACAGGAGGGACCCACAagagaaaaatggaaagaaaaggaTTGGAATTCAAAATGGAAGGCCTAGATTTCATTCAATTTGCATTGCACTTTCAATGGCCCATATTTCTACATagatatttttatgttagttTGTAGATAAAATCATATGttcttcaaatttaaatttttttaggtccatttatttggaaaaataaaataaaacacacataaaattaattttaaaaagttaaaacatacaaaaacacacaaaaaaaaattatcacaaacaaatcaaatatgcatatttaaatttacatcattttccattgaaaaAACTATATTTACACTCCCAAAACACTCCCACTATGGATGCTCTTAAAGTTGGGCTATGACTCATCAGGTGGGAAGAAGTTCATTGCAAAGTTGCAAGCcctaaaaacagaaaaatatgaTAACTTCTTGGACATGTCGTAAGGCTAGTGGCGGTGGAGggattcttttatttattatattccATTCTATGATTCTTTctgcctttgcttttatttcaaaatataaaaataaaaaattctttgtTCCTTAATGGCCAGCACATGCCAGTGGTGGGCTCAAAAGCCCAAATTGAGCCAACTTTCAAGGCACTTGAAAAGTGAAAGAACCCATACCTCAGACACAAAGCACCTCTCTAAAGTAAAATTGAGcgattgaaatgaaaacacaGTTGAATTCTTAAAAGTCAATAGTGttctaactttttttttaacagtAATTCTTGCATGTTTCGAGTATACCATGTGACTGATGTATCATTCATCCAATACACATGtaacatataaaaatattatctaATATTGTCTTGTATGTATTAGATGGTACACCAATGACATGGTGTACCCATGCAAAAATATCTCTTTTTTGGCCCTTACTTTGAGAAGTTGGTTTTGGACTAATGTTTAAGAGTGGTGATTTCGtcactccaattttatccatttacatttcattttataattaaaaaaagagtgtAAATAGATAAAATTGGAGCGAGAAAATCATTACCTATGTTTAAAACTTTGATATTTGGTGACCAAAAACAATGGGCTGCTGGACTAGGATAGGTATTAGGGTTGGGCTTGGGAATTTGATATTGGGCTGCTAGACTTGGAcatttagaaaaatattttaaaaaaacacccCATCttgttcggttcggtttttaaATCTGAGTTGATTTTTTCAGTCAACACGATTATTATTAACTCAGTTTGTCAATTCTGCGATTTTTATGCCAACCCCTATTTCAAAATGCCTCACCCgaattttacttaa
Protein-coding regions in this window:
- the LOC18774983 gene encoding probable linoleate 9S-lipoxygenase 5 codes for the protein MELQYCSLSPYKYHHNSLLHSSIPTFNSFHQQQLSFSRKKDHKILCLLLGKPNKMLHNLFDKITGQEQNGKNGRKIKGTVVLMKKNVLDFNDFNASVLDRVHELLGQGVSLQLISADHGDSENRFKGKLGEPAYLEDWITTITPLTVGDSAYKVTFDWEEEIGVPGAILIKNNHHSEFFLKTITLEDVPREGRVHFVCNSWVYPAEKYTKDRVFFVNKTFLPSETPLPLRKYREEELVHLRGNGKGELQEWDRVYDYAYYNDLGNPDKGSKYARPTLGGSSEYPYPRRGRTGRPPTKTDPNSESRIPLIMSLNVYVPRDERFGHLKLSDFLAYALKSIVQFIRPELEALFDKTPNEFDSFEDVLKLYIGGIPLPEGLLKDIGDNIPAEMLKEIFRTDGAQLLRFPMPQVIEEDKSAWRTDEEFAREMLAGVNPVNISLLQEFPPASKLDPKVYGDQTSRITEQDIGNKLDGLTVHEALKQNKLFILDHHDALMPYLRRINSTSNKIYASRTVLFLKSDGTLKPLVIELSLPHPDGDQFGRISKVYTPAEEGVEGSIWQLAKAYVAVNDSGYHQLISHWLNTHAVCEPVVIATNRQLSVVHPIYKLLHPHFRDTMNINAFARQIVINAGGILETTVFPSRYAMEMSSVVYKDWVFTEQALPADLIKRGVAVKDANSPHGLRLLIEDYPYAVDGIEIWFAIKTWVEDYCSFYYKTDDIIQKDTELQSWWKELVEEGHGDKKDEPWWPKMQTREDLVETCTIIIWTASALHAAVNFGQYPYAGYLPNRPTLSRKFMPEKGTPEYKELESSPDTVFLKTITAQLQTVLGIALIEILSRHSTDEVYLGQRDTPEWTADTEPLKVFDKFGRKLAEIEDRIESMNNDEKLKNRVGPVKMPYTLLFPTSGGGLTGRGIPNSVSI